CTTTGTCTACGTCAAGCCGACAGTGACCTCCCTGGCCTTCGGGCTCCTGCTGCTGGGAGGGCTGGCCATACGCCGGAACCCTCTGAAGATGTTGCTGGGCTCCAGCCTGCCCATGCCCGACGAGGGCTGGCGCAAGCTCACCCTTCGCTATGGGCTCTTCTTCCTGGTCATGGCCGCCGTGAACGAGTTCATCTGGCGCACCCAGTCCGAAGGAGTCTGGCTGGCCTTCCGGTTCCCCGGTTCCAGCCTCATCCACATCGCCTTCGGCCTCGCCCAGGCGCCCCTGATCCTGCGCTACGCGCGGACGGACGAGACTCCGCCGCCCCCCGTGGAATAGCCTGACCTGGACGCCGGAGCTCGCCCATGTCCGAAACCGCGCCGACCGAGGCCGCCCTCAGCCACCTTCTCCACCGCGCCGTACAGGCGGCGGCGGACCTCCATGCGGGCCTCGTGGGTCCGGAGGGCCTCACGCCCCGCCAGTTCGCGGTCCTCTCCGCCATAGCCTTTGCCGAGGGTTCCACCCAGACCCAGCTGGTCCGGGCCACGGGAGTGGACCGGTCCACACTGGCCGAGCTGGTGACCCGCCTCATCGCCCGGGGCCTGGTGTCCCGTGAAAGGTCGTCTGCGGACGCCCGGGCCAACCAGGTCTCGCTGACTGAGTCCGGGCGCACTCTCCTGGAGGCCTCCCGCCCCCTTGCGGCCGAGGCGGACCTGGCTCTCCTGTCCCGCCTTCCCGAGGACCGGCGCGCCCGCTTCCTCAAGGACCTGAGGCGCCTGGTCGCCGCGCCGGAAGACGCCGGAGCGGACAAGCCCCGGAAGAAGAAAAAGAAGAAGAAAAAGGCCGAGAGGGCGACGGCCTAGAGGCCTGTGACCTCGTGCGTCTAGACCCGGATGTCGACCAGGGATCCCGGTCTCGGCGGCCGCATGGACCGGTTGGGGTCAGTCTCCGCGGCGGATCGCGGGGCGACGACGGCGGGGGGCTGGGAGGCCTGGGCGGAGGCCGCAGCCGCCCCGGTCCGGGTCCCGGCCTCTGCACCCCTCAGGTTCCGGGCGAAGTCCGGAAGGCGCGGCGCGTCGGCGGCCCGGTTGGGCTGGGCGGGCGGAACCGGGGGCGGGCCGGAGCGCAGGGCGGTGACCATCGGGGCCTCAAAACAGGGTTAACGAAACCTGACCCTGTCGGCGCCCGGGTTCAGGAAAGGTTAACGGCCGACCCTGGCGGCGAGCCGGGCGGCGTCGGCCTCGGTGAGGGGGGCGGAGATCTTGTCGAGGATCCGTCCCGATCCGTCGACCAGGTAGGTTTCCGGCACGCCGGAGACGCCCAACTCGATTCCGGCCCGGCCCTCCCGGTCCACCAGGACCCGGGCATAGGGATCCCCGGTGCGGGCCAGGAAGGCCCGGGTCTTCTCCGGGGCGTCCTTGTAGGCCACACCGACAATGGGGACCCCGCGGGCCTCGAGGGCGACCAGGAGGGGCGCCTCGATCTCGCAGGGCGCGCACCAGGAGGCGAAGACATTGACCAGGTAGGGGCCTTCGCCCGGGGCCGCCAGGGTGTCCGGAAGCCCGTCCGCCAGGGTGGGCAGGGTCACTTCGGGGACGGGCTTGCCCACCAGGGCCCGGGGCAGGAAGCGGGGATCATTTCGCAGGCCGAACAGGGCGAAGAGAAGACCCAGCGCCACCAGCACTGCGACGGGGGCGAGGGCGATCAGGCGCTTCAAGACGGGTCCTCCCCGGCGCCGTCGCCCTCCCGGGCGCGGGATTCAAGCGACTCCGCCCGCCGGCGCCAGCGTCGGGCGAAGGCCAGGCTCGACACCGTCAGCCAGGCTAGGGCCGCTGCGCTCACGCCATAGGACGTCCAGATGTAGAAGCCGTAGGGGCCGGGATCGAGATCCAGCATGGTCACCTCGCCAGCCGGGCTTCGGCCGCCGCCGCGCGCCGCCGCCACACCTCGCCGCGGATCCTGACCAGCCAGAGGGCGCCGAAGGCGGACATGTAGGACAGGCTCATGAGGAGGAGGGGCAGGAGGAAGACCGGCGCAGCCCGCGATCCGCCCGCCGCGAACACCGTCCGGCCCTGGTGAAGGGTGTTCCACCACTCCACCGACCAGTGCACCACAGGCACGTTGATCAGGCCGACCAGGGCGAGGATGGCCGCGGCTCTGGCGCCCTTGGCCTCGTCGTCGATGGCGGCCCTCAGGGCCATGTAGGCCAGGTAGAAGAGGAAGAGGACGAAGACGCTGGTCAGTCGGGCGTCCCAGACCCACCAGGCGCCCCACATGGGCTTGCCCCAGAGCGACCCCGTCGCCAGGGCCAGGGCGGTGAAGACCGCGCCGAGGGGCGCGGCGGCCCGGGCGGCGGCGTCGGCCAGGGCCTGCCGGAAGACCAGGGACAGGAAGCTCGCCCCGCCCAGGCAGACATAGACGAAGAGCCCCAGCCAGGCGGCCGGGACGTGGATGAACATGATCCTGACGGTGTCGCCCTGCTGGTAGTCCTCCGGCGCGGTGAAACCCAGCCAGAGGCCAGCTGCGGCCAGGGCCAGGGCCAGGGCGCCGAACAGGGGTGCGGCCCAGGCCGAGAAGGCCATGAAGCGGTGCGGATTGTAGAGGAAGGCGAGGGCCTGCGTCATGCCTCGCCCCTTAGCCCCGGTCCGCGCCGGCGGCAACGAAAAGCCGCCGGCGCGGGGCTCGCCGGACTTACTTCGGGCCGTCGTGATCCATACCCGGGCCGCCGGGGCCGGGGCCCATCATCCGGCGCTCGATCCGGATTTCCCGGCGCTCGCCGCCGGGAGGCGGCAGGGCGTCGAAGGCCTTCTTCTGCGACGGCGTCAGCTGGGCGTAGAAGGTCCGCGTGGCCGCGGCGCGGCGGTCGAATTCCGCCAGGCGCTCCACCAGGCGGGCGCGCTGCCGATCAAGGCGATCGGGGGTGGTCAGGGCCTTGGCGCGCGCTTCCGGAGACGGCGGCTCGGGCGGCTTCTGGGAGGCGAGGAAGGCCTTCAGTGCGGGCTCCTGGGCGGGCGTCAGCTGCAGGACGTCGCGAAGGCGTTGGGCCCTCGCCTCGGGGTCCGGTCGCTTGATCTCCATCATGCGCATGCCGCCGGGGGGCGGACCGCCAGGCGGCGGAGACTGGGCGAAGGCGCCCGTGGCGGCCGAGAGGGCCAGGACGGCTGCAAGGCCGGCGGCGCCGAAGGTGGAACGGATCATGTCTGTGCTCCTTGGATGCACCCCTTGCCCTTTCAACGCCGCCGGAAGTCGATTCCGTCGCGCGGGTCAGGAAAGGGCGTTACGGCAGGCCGCCGCCATGGCCAGGGGGCCAAGGGCGACGGCGGCGGCGGCATAGGCGCCGAGCAGGGCGAAGCCGGCCCGCCAGGGGAGCCCCGTCGTGAAGGCGTCCAGGGCGCCGCCCCCGAAAATCACGGGCGGGACGAACAGGGGCAGGACGATGACCGCCGTCAGGAGGCCGCCACGCCGCGCGCCCAGGCTGAGGGCCGCCCCGATTCCGCCGGTGAAGGCGAAGGCCAGCCCGCCGGCGAGGGCGCAGGCGAAGAGCAAGGGGGCAAGAGCGGGCGAGGCGCCCAGGGCGATGGCCGCCACCGGCGCCAGAAGGGCCAGGGGCGCCCCCGTCGCCAGCCAGTGTCCCAGGCATTTCAGGGCGCAGGTGAACTCGAGGGGCAGGCCCGAATGGACCATCAGGTCCAGGGCGCCGTCCTCGAAGTCCCGCTCGAACAGCCGCTCCAGGCCCAGGAGGGCCGACAGGGCCAGGACCGTCCAGGCGGCCCCCGGGGCGATCTGGGCCAGGCGTTCAGGTTCTGGCCCCGAGGCCAGGGGCAGGAGCAGGGTGGCGCCGGCGAAGAAGCCGCCGGTGACCATGAGGCCGCCGCCCCGCCCCCAGGCGATGGCCATTTCCCTGCGGAGCAGCCTGAGGGCGGCGCTCACGGGCGGATCTCCAGGGCCAGGCCGGCGACTGGCAGGGGGTCGTGCACCGCCGCCAGGATCAGGCCTCCGCCCTCCAGGTGCGCGGCCATGATCTGCAGGGCCTCGGCGCGCCAGCGGGCGTCCAGCGGGCTCAGGGGTTCGTCCAGCAGCCAGAGCGGGCGGGGCGCCGACAGGAGCCGGGCCAGGGCCAGTCTCCGCCTCTGCCCGGCCGAAAGGCGACGGACCTCCAGGTCCACCAGCCGGCCGAGTTCCAGCCGCTCGACGGCCGCCTCCACGGCCGCCTGGGTTCCGCCCAGCCATCCGGTCCAGAAGTCGAGTTCCTCTCCGGTCGTGCGCGAGGACTTGAGCCCATCCAGGTGCCCGAGGAGATGAAGGCCGGCGGCCCGCGCCGCCGCGGGGTCCGCATCGCCGAAACCAATGCGACCGGAATCGATGGCGCCAAGACCCGCCACGGCCCTCAGCAGGCTGGTCTTGCCCGAGCCGTTCGCGCCGGTCAGGGCGCAGGCCTGGCCGGCCTCCAGGCGCAGGTGCAGCCCGGAGAACAGGCGCCGTCCGCCCCGGGAGAGGGACAGGTCCTCGATCTGCAGGCCCAGGTTCACCATTTCCTCCCGGGCGGCGCATGGACGCGGCCCCGCCGAAGGTCTATGACGCCGGCGGCTGCACTCGCCCCGGAGGGCGTTCGCGGCGCCGGGGCGAACGCTGTGTGTCCGCCCACCCGGGCGCGCGATCTCCGGTTCGATTGGTGTGCGGTCCGGAACAGAGGAAGGATCCCTGACATGGCGTCTATCGACAGCCTCAAGACCCGCCGCGAACTCACGGTGGGAGACAAGACCTACGTCTACTACAGCCTTCCGGCCGCCGAGGAAGCCGGTCTTGCCGGCGTAGCCCGACTCCCGGCCTCGATGAAGGTGCTGCTGGAGAACCTCCTGCGCAATGAGGACGGCGACACTGTCGGCGCCGACGACCTCAAGGCGCTGGCCGCCTGGCTCGACAACAAGGGCGCGGTCGAGCACGAGATCAGCTTCCGTCCCGCCCGGGTGCTGATGCAGGACTTCACCGGCGTGCCCGCGGTGGTCGATCTGGCCGCCATGCGCGACGCCATGACCAAGCTCGGCGCCGATCCCGAAAAGATCAACCCGCTGAACCCCGTCGACCTGGTCATCGACCACTCAGTGATGGTCGACCATTTCGGCAACGCCAAGGCCTTCGGCGAGAACGTCGAGCGCGAGTACGAGCGCAACATCGAGCGCTACCGCTTCCTGCGCTGGGGCTCGTCGGCCTTCAATAACTTCCGCGTCGTGCCTCCCGGCACCGGCATCTGCCATCAGGTGAACCTGGAGTACCTGGCCCAGACCGTCTGGACCGGCGATGAGGACGGCGCCGCACTGGCCTATCCCGACACGGTCGTCGGCACCGACTCCCACACCACCATGATCAACGGCCTGGCCGTCCTGGGCTGGGGTGTCGGCGGTATCGAGGCCGAGGCCGCCATGCTGGGCCAGCCCATCCCCATGCTGATCCCCGAGGTCATCGGCTTCCGCCTGACCGGCGACATGCCCGAGGGCGCCACGGCGACCGACCTGGTGCTGACCGTCACCCAGATGCTCCGCAAGAAGGGCGTGGTCGGCAAGTTCGTCGAGTTCTTCGGCCCGGGCCTCGCCGGCCTGACCCTCGAGGACCAGGCGACCATCGCCAACATGGCCCCGGAATACGGCGCCACCTGCGGCTTCTTCCCGGTCACCAAGGCCACCGTCGACTACCTGCGCGCCACCGGCCGCGACCCGGCCCGGGTCGACCTGGTCGAGGCCTACGCCAAGGCCCAGGGCCTGTGGTCCGAGCCCGGCGACGCCGAGCCGGTCTTCACCGACACCCTCGAGCTGGACCTGGGCTCTGTGCTGCCCTCCCTCGCGGGCCCGAAGCGTCCGCAGGACCGCGTGCTCCTCAGCGACGCCGCCTCGGAATTCCGCTCCGCCCTGTCCAAGGAATTCGGCCGTGAGCCCGGCGCCCCGCGCGCCGCGGTGAAGGGTGAATCCTACGACCTGGGCGACGGCGACGTGGTGATCGCCGCGATCACCTCCTGCACCAACACCTCCAACCCAAGCGTCCTGATCGCCGCCGGCCTGTTGGCCAAGAAGGCTGTCGAGAAGGGCCTGAAGGTGAAGCCCTGGGTGAAGACCTCCCTCGCCCCCGGAAGCCAGGTGGTCACCGACTACCTGAAGTCCGCCAGCCTGACCAAGAGCCTGGACGCCCTGGGCTTCAACCTGGTCGGCTATGGCTGCACCACCTGCATCGGCAACTCCGGCCCCCTGCCCGAAGCCATCTCCGAGACCATCCAGGCCACGGACCTGGTGGCCTGCTCGGTCCTGTCGGGGAACCGCAACTTCGAGGGCCGGGTCAATCCGGACACCCGCGCCAACTACCTGGCCTCGCCGCCCCTGGTGGTGGCCTACGCCCTGGCCGGCAACATGCTGATCGACCTGGCCAACGACCCGATCGGCGAAGGCAAGGACGGCAAGCCCGTCTACCTCAAGGACATCTGGCCGACCTCGGCCGAGGTCGCCGAGCTGCAGCGCAAGCACGTCACCCAGAAGATGTTCGCCTCGCGCTATTCCGACGTCTTCAAGGGCGACAAGAACTGGCAGGGCATCAAGGTGGCCGGCGGCCAGACCTACGCCTGGGACGTAGGCTCCACCTACGTCCAGAACCCGCCCTACTTCCAGGACATGAAGATGGAGCCCGAGCCGGTCACGGACGTGATCGAGGCCCGGATCCTGGGCGTGTTCGGCGACTCCATCACCACCGACCACATCTCGCCGGCCGGCTCGATCAAGGCCAGCTCCCCCGCAGGCGTCTACCTGCGTGAACGCCAGGTGCCGACCACCGAGTTCAACTCCTACGGCGCCCGTCGCGGGAACCATGAAGTGATGATGCGGGGCACCTTCGCCAACATCCGCATCCGCAACCGGATCACCCCCGAGATCGAGGGCGGCGTGACCCGTCACTTCCCCTCGGGCGACACCATGGCGATCTACGACGCGGCCATGCGCTACCAGGCCGAAGGCCGGCCAATGGTGATCTTCGCCGGCAAGGAGTACGGCACGGGCTCGTCCCGCGACTGGGCCGCCAAGGGCACCAAGCTGCTGGGCGTCCGGGCGGTCATCGCCGAGAGCTTCGAGCGCATCCACCGCTCCAACCTGGTGGGCATGGGCGTCCTGCCCCTGCAGTTCATCCAGGACGGCTGGCAGAAGCTCAACCTGACCGGCGAGGAGATCGTCTCGATCCGCGGCCTCTCCGACCTGTCGCCCCGCCGCCAGCTGACCGTGGAGCTCTACCGCGCCGGCGACGGCCGGATCGCGCGCTTCCCGGTGCGGTGCCGGATCGATACGCCGACCGAGCTGGAATACTTCCGCAATGGCGGCGTGCTGAACTACGTGCTTCGGAACCTGGCGCGCGACGCCCAGGGCTGATCCGGGTCGCCGCGCCCTTCCTTGCGGGGGGCGCGGCGGACCGGTTTCACGCCATCTTGATCAGGCGCGCCGGACAACTGGGATTATGTGCGGGCCAATGCGTGGAGCCCTGATCGCCTGTCTCCTGTTCCTGGCGCCCCTCGCCGCCCAGGCGGCGACGCGTGCGCCCGTGATCGTGGAGCTCTACACGGCCCAGGGCTGCGCTCCCTGCAATGACTCCGGAAAGGTGATGGAGGGCCTGGCGGGCCGCCGGGACGTGCTCCCCCTGACCTTCAGCGTCGATTACTGGGACTATCTCGGCTGGACCGACACCCTGGCGCGGCCAGAGTTCGTCACCCGCCAGAAAACCTATGTCTCGCGCTTCGAACTTGAGGATCCCTACACGCCCCAGGTGGTGGTGGGCGGCCGCGGACAGGCCGGGGCCCTTGAGGCCGAGCGCCTGGACGCCCTGGTCGCCCGCGCCGCACAGGCGCCGGCCGGTCCCAGGGTCAGCCTGACCGCCACCCGGGCGAGCGTGGCCCAGGGGACGTCGCCCAAGGGCGGGGCCGAAGTCTGGATGGTGCGGTACGATCCCCGTCCGAGGAGCGTCCAGGTCCGGCGCGGCGACAATCGCGGAGAGACCGTCGTGGCGGTGAACGCCGTGCGTGAGCTGAGGCGCCTGGGCTCCTGGCGGGGACGGGGGCTGACCTGGACCCTTCCGGAAGCGACCGAACCCGGGCTCGTCACTGTCGTGATTGTCCAGGCCCCGCGGGGCGGAAGGATCCTGTCGGCCGCAAGCCGTCGGCCCTCGACCTGAAGGGCTGGGAACCTGGATTGGGGGTAGGGCGTCGGCTGGCCTGGCGGCCCGCCCCCGGGCGGGGGGCTGGGGGGGCTGTTCAGTTACCCGGAAGCGGGTCCGGCCAGCCGACGAAGCCAATTTCTTCCCTCTATCGGGCGGGGTCGCGTCCGAAATAAGGTCTTTTCGCGGCGCGTGGGGGCGCCTGCAGGGCGATTGCCCCAGGGCCCGGGCGGGGGCTAACCTGCCCGCATGGCGGCGGAACCCTTCCCCACGGGCGGCCCTCCGGGGCGCGTCTTCTTCGAGCGCGGGGAGTTCCTCCGCATTCTCAACCTCTATGGCCGCATGGTCGCCGCGGGGGAATGGAAGGACTACGCCATCGACCCCCTGCCGGACGCCTGCGTCTTCTCGGTCTTCCGCCGGGCGTCCGAGGCGCCCGCCTACCGGATCGAAAAGCGCCCCGCCCTGGCCCGCCGGCAGGGCGCCTGGGCGGTGATCGGCGAGGGCGGCATGGTCCTCAAGCGCGGCCACGACCTGGCCCAGGTGCTGACCGTCTTCGATTCCCGCCGCTTCCGCGTGGTCGACTGAGGCCCCCCAAGGCCGGGCGCACGAAAAAGCCCCGGCGGTCGCCCGCCGGGGCCCTGTTCGTCGAGGTTCCGGAATTCCCCGCCGTCCCGGGGGACCGCTAGCGGCGGTCGCCGAGAAGGCTGAGCAGGAACTGGAAGAGGTTGATGAAGTTCAGGTACAGGCTCAGCGCACCGTAGTTGGTGGCCACGGCCGTGGAGGCCTCGTCGCCGCCCAGGTCGTAGTACATCAGCTTCAGGCGCTGGGTGTCCCAGGCGATCAGGCCGGCGAAGATGAACACGCCCAGGATGCTGATGACGAAGCTCATCATCGGCAGCTTGAGGAAGATGTTCACCAGCGAGGCGAGCACCAGGCCGACCAGGCCGATGATCAGGAAGCTGCCCATGCCTGACAGGTCGCGCTTGGTGGCGTAGCCGAACAGGGACAGGCAGGCGAAGGCCGCCGCCGTGATCAGGAAGGTCTGGGCCAGGGCCTGCCCGGTGTAGACCAGGGTCAGGACGCCCAGCGAGGCGCCCATGAGCACCACGATGCTCCAGTAGGCGATGCCCGCGCCGCGGGGCGTCTGGCCGCCCTTCGCGAAGCTCGAGAAGAGGATGATGGCCAGGGGGGCGAAGCTGACGATCCAGCCCAGGGGCGTCATGCCGGCCATGCGGCCGTCAGCCGAGACCATGAACATCAGGTCGCGGACCGGGGGGAACATGCCGGTCAGCCAAGCCATGGCGCCCGAGACCACAAGGCCCAGGGCCACCTTGTTGTAGACGCCCAGCATGAAGCTGCGCAGGCCGGTGTCGACGGCCATGTCGGCGCGGTCCACCAGAACGGGATGGGCCGAGCGGTTGTTGAAGTCGTTCATCGAACGAAGATCCTTTCCGTTCGCCCGCATCGGGCGTGGAAGAAATATCGGTGCACCCTGCGTCTTGTGCAAGCGGCGCCGTGGGCTAGGCTCATTGCCATGATCCGTCTCTTCGCCGCCCTGGACCTGCCCGATGAGGCCGCCGAGGCGCTCGCGCCCTTCCAGCGCGGTCTTTCGGGGGGCGAATGGCGCCCGCGGGAGGCCCTTCACGTCACCCTGAAATTCGCGGGCGACCTGCGCGAGGACATGGCCGACGACCTCGCCGCCGAGCTGGTCCGGGTTGGCGGCGCGCCCCTGGACGTGGAACTCGCAGGGGCGGGAGCCTTCGGCGAGGGCCGCGACATCCATGCGGTCTGGGCCCGGGTGACCCCGTCGGAGCCCCTGTCGCGTCTGGCCCGGGCCTGCGAGGTCGCCGGGCGCCGTGCGGGCCTTGCGGCCGACGCCCGCGCCTATACGCCCCATGTCACCCTGGCCTACCTCAAGCGGCCCGCGCCCGAGGCCGTGGCCCGCTGGCTGGCCTTTGCCGAGGCCCTGAAGGTCCCGGCCTTCCGCCTTCACCAGTTCGGGCTCTATTCAAGCTGGCGCGGCCCGGACGGATCACGCTATCGGCTCGAACGCAGCTATCCGCTCGACCGACGGGCGGGGCCCGCCTGACGCACCGTCCGAGGAGCCGCCCGTGCCTGACTGGATCTCCGCCATCATCCTGGGCGTGGTCGAGGGCCTGACCGAGTTCATCCCGGTCTCGTCCACCGGGCACCTCCTGCTGACCAAGACCGCCCTGGGCCTGCCTCCGGGCTTCTGGGACACCTTCATCGTCCTTATCCAGCTGGGGGCCATCCTCGGCGTCGTGGCCCTTTACTTCCGCAAGCTGTGGGACGTCGTCCTGGGCCTTCCCACCTCGCAGAGGGCGCGCCATTTCGCCCTGTCGGTCTTTGTCGCCTTCCTTCCCGGCGCCCTCGCCGGCGCCTTTCTGCATGACGTCATCAAGGGCGTGCTCTTCGAGAGCCCGCGGCTGATCTGCTGGTCGCTGATCATCGGCGGCGTCGTCCTCCTGGTGATCGATCGCCGCGCCCCGGCGCCGCGTGAGACCGACGCCATGGCCCTGAGCCTGAAGACCTCGCTCCTTGTCGGTCTTTTCCAGACCCTCGCCCTGATTCCCGGCGTCTCCCGTTCGGGCGGCACCATCGTCGGGGCCATGCTGATGGGGGTGGAGAAGCGCGCCGCGGCGGAATTCTCCTTCTTCCTCGCCATGCCGACCATGGCCGGCGCCTTCGTCCTGGACTTCTGGTCAAGCCGCGGCGAACTGCACGGCGACCGGATCGGGCTCCTGGCCCTGGGCTTCGTCGTCAGCTTCGTCGTCGGCTACGCCGTGGTGAAGTTCATGCTCGACTTTGTCGGCCGCCGGGGCTTCGCGCCCTTTGGGTGGTGGCGGATCCTGGTCGGTGTCGCGGGCCTGGCCCTGTTGGGTCTGCGCTGAACGCCCGGGTCAGGCGCCCGGGTCAGGCG
The sequence above is a segment of the Phenylobacterium parvum genome. Coding sequences within it:
- a CDS encoding inner membrane-spanning protein YciB; protein product: MAYGRGGARRWISSLVDFGWPLGLIIGYLVTRDMVLASWGLVAGAAIALVVGYVLERRIAPMPLAAGVLALVFGLLTLIFKDPRFVYVKPTVTSLAFGLLLLGGLAIRRNPLKMLLGSSLPMPDEGWRKLTLRYGLFFLVMAAVNEFIWRTQSEGVWLAFRFPGSSLIHIAFGLAQAPLILRYARTDETPPPPVE
- a CDS encoding MarR family winged helix-turn-helix transcriptional regulator, whose product is MSETAPTEAALSHLLHRAVQAAADLHAGLVGPEGLTPRQFAVLSAIAFAEGSTQTQLVRATGVDRSTLAELVTRLIARGLVSRERSSADARANQVSLTESGRTLLEASRPLAAEADLALLSRLPEDRRARFLKDLRRLVAAPEDAGADKPRKKKKKKKKAERATA
- a CDS encoding DsbE family thiol:disulfide interchange protein; the encoded protein is MKRLIALAPVAVLVALGLLFALFGLRNDPRFLPRALVGKPVPEVTLPTLADGLPDTLAAPGEGPYLVNVFASWCAPCEIEAPLLVALEARGVPIVGVAYKDAPEKTRAFLARTGDPYARVLVDREGRAGIELGVSGVPETYLVDGSGRILDKISAPLTEADAARLAARVGR
- the ccmD gene encoding heme exporter protein CcmD yields the protein MLDLDPGPYGFYIWTSYGVSAAALAWLTVSSLAFARRWRRRAESLESRAREGDGAGEDPS
- the ccmC gene encoding heme ABC transporter permease CcmC → MTQALAFLYNPHRFMAFSAWAAPLFGALALALAAAGLWLGFTAPEDYQQGDTVRIMFIHVPAAWLGLFVYVCLGGASFLSLVFRQALADAAARAAAPLGAVFTALALATGSLWGKPMWGAWWVWDARLTSVFVLFLFYLAYMALRAAIDDEAKGARAAAILALVGLINVPVVHWSVEWWNTLHQGRTVFAAGGSRAAPVFLLPLLLMSLSYMSAFGALWLVRIRGEVWRRRAAAAEARLAR
- a CDS encoding Spy/CpxP family protein refolding chaperone, producing the protein MIRSTFGAAGLAAVLALSAATGAFAQSPPPGGPPPGGMRMMEIKRPDPEARAQRLRDVLQLTPAQEPALKAFLASQKPPEPPSPEARAKALTTPDRLDRQRARLVERLAEFDRRAAATRTFYAQLTPSQKKAFDALPPPGGERREIRIERRMMGPGPGGPGMDHDGPK
- the ccmB gene encoding heme exporter protein CcmB; translated protein: MAIAWGRGGGLMVTGGFFAGATLLLPLASGPEPERLAQIAPGAAWTVLALSALLGLERLFERDFEDGALDLMVHSGLPLEFTCALKCLGHWLATGAPLALLAPVAAIALGASPALAPLLFACALAGGLAFAFTGGIGAALSLGARRGGLLTAVIVLPLFVPPVIFGGGALDAFTTGLPWRAGFALLGAYAAAAVALGPLAMAAACRNALS
- the ccmA gene encoding heme ABC exporter ATP-binding protein CcmA; protein product: MVNLGLQIEDLSLSRGGRRLFSGLHLRLEAGQACALTGANGSGKTSLLRAVAGLGAIDSGRIGFGDADPAAARAAGLHLLGHLDGLKSSRTTGEELDFWTGWLGGTQAAVEAAVERLELGRLVDLEVRRLSAGQRRRLALARLLSAPRPLWLLDEPLSPLDARWRAEALQIMAAHLEGGGLILAAVHDPLPVAGLALEIRP
- the acnA gene encoding aconitate hydratase AcnA, with the protein product MASIDSLKTRRELTVGDKTYVYYSLPAAEEAGLAGVARLPASMKVLLENLLRNEDGDTVGADDLKALAAWLDNKGAVEHEISFRPARVLMQDFTGVPAVVDLAAMRDAMTKLGADPEKINPLNPVDLVIDHSVMVDHFGNAKAFGENVEREYERNIERYRFLRWGSSAFNNFRVVPPGTGICHQVNLEYLAQTVWTGDEDGAALAYPDTVVGTDSHTTMINGLAVLGWGVGGIEAEAAMLGQPIPMLIPEVIGFRLTGDMPEGATATDLVLTVTQMLRKKGVVGKFVEFFGPGLAGLTLEDQATIANMAPEYGATCGFFPVTKATVDYLRATGRDPARVDLVEAYAKAQGLWSEPGDAEPVFTDTLELDLGSVLPSLAGPKRPQDRVLLSDAASEFRSALSKEFGREPGAPRAAVKGESYDLGDGDVVIAAITSCTNTSNPSVLIAAGLLAKKAVEKGLKVKPWVKTSLAPGSQVVTDYLKSASLTKSLDALGFNLVGYGCTTCIGNSGPLPEAISETIQATDLVACSVLSGNRNFEGRVNPDTRANYLASPPLVVAYALAGNMLIDLANDPIGEGKDGKPVYLKDIWPTSAEVAELQRKHVTQKMFASRYSDVFKGDKNWQGIKVAGGQTYAWDVGSTYVQNPPYFQDMKMEPEPVTDVIEARILGVFGDSITTDHISPAGSIKASSPAGVYLRERQVPTTEFNSYGARRGNHEVMMRGTFANIRIRNRITPEIEGGVTRHFPSGDTMAIYDAAMRYQAEGRPMVIFAGKEYGTGSSRDWAAKGTKLLGVRAVIAESFERIHRSNLVGMGVLPLQFIQDGWQKLNLTGEEIVSIRGLSDLSPRRQLTVELYRAGDGRIARFPVRCRIDTPTELEYFRNGGVLNYVLRNLARDAQG
- a CDS encoding DUF1223 domain-containing protein; the protein is MRGALIACLLFLAPLAAQAATRAPVIVELYTAQGCAPCNDSGKVMEGLAGRRDVLPLTFSVDYWDYLGWTDTLARPEFVTRQKTYVSRFELEDPYTPQVVVGGRGQAGALEAERLDALVARAAQAPAGPRVSLTATRASVAQGTSPKGGAEVWMVRYDPRPRSVQVRRGDNRGETVVAVNAVRELRRLGSWRGRGLTWTLPEATEPGLVTVVIVQAPRGGRILSAASRRPST
- a CDS encoding DUF2794 domain-containing protein, with protein sequence MAAEPFPTGGPPGRVFFERGEFLRILNLYGRMVAAGEWKDYAIDPLPDACVFSVFRRASEAPAYRIEKRPALARRQGAWAVIGEGGMVLKRGHDLAQVLTVFDSRRFRVVD
- a CDS encoding Bax inhibitor-1/YccA family protein, which produces MNDFNNRSAHPVLVDRADMAVDTGLRSFMLGVYNKVALGLVVSGAMAWLTGMFPPVRDLMFMVSADGRMAGMTPLGWIVSFAPLAIILFSSFAKGGQTPRGAGIAYWSIVVLMGASLGVLTLVYTGQALAQTFLITAAAFACLSLFGYATKRDLSGMGSFLIIGLVGLVLASLVNIFLKLPMMSFVISILGVFIFAGLIAWDTQRLKLMYYDLGGDEASTAVATNYGALSLYLNFINLFQFLLSLLGDRR
- the thpR gene encoding RNA 2',3'-cyclic phosphodiesterase; the protein is MIRLFAALDLPDEAAEALAPFQRGLSGGEWRPREALHVTLKFAGDLREDMADDLAAELVRVGGAPLDVELAGAGAFGEGRDIHAVWARVTPSEPLSRLARACEVAGRRAGLAADARAYTPHVTLAYLKRPAPEAVARWLAFAEALKVPAFRLHQFGLYSSWRGPDGSRYRLERSYPLDRRAGPA
- a CDS encoding undecaprenyl-diphosphate phosphatase yields the protein MPDWISAIILGVVEGLTEFIPVSSTGHLLLTKTALGLPPGFWDTFIVLIQLGAILGVVALYFRKLWDVVLGLPTSQRARHFALSVFVAFLPGALAGAFLHDVIKGVLFESPRLICWSLIIGGVVLLVIDRRAPAPRETDAMALSLKTSLLVGLFQTLALIPGVSRSGGTIVGAMLMGVEKRAAAEFSFFLAMPTMAGAFVLDFWSSRGELHGDRIGLLALGFVVSFVVGYAVVKFMLDFVGRRGFAPFGWWRILVGVAGLALLGLR